The Euzebya rosea region CAGCACCGTCCGCGGCTCGTACGCCTGCACGCGGTCGGCCTCGCCGTGCATGTACTGGCCGCGCTCCTCCACCGCAGCCATGCGGGCGTCGTAGTCGCTGCCGCGGGGGACGCCGTCGCGCTTGGCCAGCCATCGGTTCTCGCTCATGGCACCGAAGTAGACCTCGTGGTCGCACCCCCGCCGTAACGGGGCGGCAACGGCGAGCGTGTCACCATCGACTCGTCGTCACCCCCGTCTCACCGTTCGTCCACCTCCCGGAGATCCGTTCCGTGCGTCCGCTCGCCCTCACCGCTCGCCTGCTCATCGGCACCCTCACCGTGGCGCTCCTCCTCCCGACCGCCGCGGTGGCGCAGGAGGACGTGGCCACGGTGATCCGCGAGACCCAGTGGTGCGCCGACCTCGGCCGCAAGCAGCCGGGTGAACCCGCCGACGCGGCCATGGCCGATCACATCGCCGAGTTCTTCGCCGCCAACGGCCTGGACGTCGAGCGCGAGACCTTCCACATGCCGGTGTTCGACGTGGAGGAGGTCGCCGCGGAGGTCCTCGCCCCCGACGACGCGGTCGGCACCGTCCCGGCGACGTCGTTCGCCTACGGCGGCATCGGGACCGTCGAGGCCGAGGTCGTGTACGTCGGCACGGGCCGTTCGCAGGACTACGCAGGGGTCGACGCCGAGGGGAAGATCGTCCTCGTCGACCGCGACACGACGTTCCACCGCTCGGCCCAGCTCAACGAGGTCGTCGCCCAGGGCGGCGCGGCGATGCTCTACGTCTCCGAGGCACCCGACAACCTGATCCAGGTCGGCACCGTCCGGTTCGCCCAGCACCCCTCCCCCACCATCCCGACCGTGACCGTCGGCTCCGACGACGGGGCCACCCTGAGGGACCTGGCCGACGCCGGGACCCTGCGGATGCGCCTGACCGTCGACGCGGCCAAGAAGGACGCGGTCGGCGTCAACGTGATCGGGACCAGGGTCGGCACGACGTACCCCGACCGGATCGTCATGGTCGGGGGGCACTACGACTCGTGGTTCGACGGGGCGGTCGACAACTGCTCGGGCATCGGCTCGATGCTGCAGATGGTCGAGGCGCTCGCCGACGTCGACCCCGCCTACACCGTCATGTTCGGCGCCTGGGATGCGGAGGAGACCGGACTGGTCGGCAGCTACGACTGGGTCCGCAACCACCCGGACCTCGTCGAGAACATCGTCGTCAACCAGAACCTCGAGATGACCTCGGCCGCGACCCAGCTGGGCGAGACGGAGCTGGACGCGTCGCTGGTCAACCTCATCTTCGGGACCGTCAGCCCCGGCATGAACACCGTGATCGCCACCTCGTTGGCCCAGACGGGACACGTCGGCGTCCCGACCACCGCCCCGGCGATCCGGTCGATCCAGGGCGGGATCATCCCCACCGACCTGCAGCCCTTCTACACCGCCGGGGTGCAGGGCTTCTCGACCTTCTCCTCCTCCAGCTACTACCACACGACCGAGGACACGACCGACCACATCCCGGCCGGTTCCCACGAGCGAGTGACGGAGTTCCTGACCCGCTTCATGCTCGACGTGCAGAACGTCCCGCCGGAGCTGCTTGCCCTGCGGGAGGTCCCCACCGTCCGCGTCGACGTGCCCGACCAGCACCCGACCGGTGTGCCGCTGGAGGTCACGATCACCGTGACCCAGCCGACCGGGCAGGCGGCGACGGGCCTGGAGCCCACCGTGCTGGTCAACGAGCGCGACCACTGGCCCATCGTCCGCGAGTCCGCGACGGAGGTCGGGGACGGCGTCTACACCTACACCGTCGACGGCATGCTGCTGGACGACACCGGTGAGCACTGGCTGACCGTGTCGGTGGACGAGGACCTCTACGCAGCGGAGGGGTACGCCACCGTGGACGTGGTCGAGGGACCGTTCCTGCGGCACGCCGGCCACGACCGGGTGGCGACCGCCGCGGCCGTGTCGGGTGTGGCGCTGGACCGCGCCGATACCGTCGTGATCGCCACGGCCGCCACGTTCGCCGACGCGCTTGCCGGCGCGCCGCTCGCGGTGGCCGAGGGGGCGCCGCTGCTGCTGACCGAACCCGACGCGCTGTCCATGGCGACGCAGGCGGAGATCGACCGCCTGGGTGCCACGGACGCGGTGCTGCTGGGCGGGGAGGCGGCGCTGTCGGCGACCGTGGCAGACGATCTCGAGGCGCTCGGCCTGGACGTCGAACGGATCGGTGGCGAGACCCGGTACGAGACGGCGGGCCTTGTCGCCGACCGGGTGGGGATCGAGGGTGCGGCCGTGGTGGCGTCCGGCGAGGTGTTCCCCGACGCGCTGTCGGCCTCCGCGGTCGCGGCCGCTGCGGGCACGCCGGTGCTGCTGGCACGCGCGGGCGACCTCCCGGAGGAGGTGTCCTCGCGCATCGGCGATGGTGTCGAGGTGACGCTGGTCGGCGGCGAGGGTGTGCTGTCGGCGGCGGTGTCGACGGCGGTCGCCGGGACCGGCGCGACCGTCGCGCGGATCGCCGGCCCGACCCGGTACGGCACGTCGGCGGCGATCGCCGAGGCCGGCATCGCCGACGGCCTGTCGATGGACGGTGTGTGGGTGGCGACGGGTCGCGGGTTCCCCGACGGCCTGGTCGCCGGTGCGGCCGCGGGCCACGCAGGCGTGCCGCTGGTGCTGGTCGACGGCCAGGACCCGAGCGGGTCCCCGGAGACGACGGCGCTGATCCGCTCCCACGCCGACGCGATCGGCACGATCCACGTGGCGGGCGGCATCGCGGCGATCAGCGACGCCGTACTCGCCGCGCTGCTCCCCAGCTGATCCCTCCACTGAGCGACGGATGACGGAGTTCCAGAAGGACGTCCGCGAACTGCGCGACGGGGTGCAGGAGATCCTGCGACGCCTGCCCCCGTCGGCCTGACCAGCTACTCGGTGCCGAAGGGCTTGCCGAGGGGTGCGCCGGTCATGTCGGTGATCTGGTCCCACTTCTCGCCGAGCGCCTCGGGAGTGGGCACCTCGTCGAAGTGGACGCCGTTGGCCTGGGAGAAGTGCACCCGGGCGTACTGACCGGCCCCGGCCAGGACGATCCAGCCCGAGTCGGTCATCTCGTCGCTCGCCAGGT contains the following coding sequences:
- a CDS encoding cell wall-binding repeat-containing protein, translating into MRPLALTARLLIGTLTVALLLPTAAVAQEDVATVIRETQWCADLGRKQPGEPADAAMADHIAEFFAANGLDVERETFHMPVFDVEEVAAEVLAPDDAVGTVPATSFAYGGIGTVEAEVVYVGTGRSQDYAGVDAEGKIVLVDRDTTFHRSAQLNEVVAQGGAAMLYVSEAPDNLIQVGTVRFAQHPSPTIPTVTVGSDDGATLRDLADAGTLRMRLTVDAAKKDAVGVNVIGTRVGTTYPDRIVMVGGHYDSWFDGAVDNCSGIGSMLQMVEALADVDPAYTVMFGAWDAEETGLVGSYDWVRNHPDLVENIVVNQNLEMTSAATQLGETELDASLVNLIFGTVSPGMNTVIATSLAQTGHVGVPTTAPAIRSIQGGIIPTDLQPFYTAGVQGFSTFSSSSYYHTTEDTTDHIPAGSHERVTEFLTRFMLDVQNVPPELLALREVPTVRVDVPDQHPTGVPLEVTITVTQPTGQAATGLEPTVLVNERDHWPIVRESATEVGDGVYTYTVDGMLLDDTGEHWLTVSVDEDLYAAEGYATVDVVEGPFLRHAGHDRVATAAAVSGVALDRADTVVIATAATFADALAGAPLAVAEGAPLLLTEPDALSMATQAEIDRLGATDAVLLGGEAALSATVADDLEALGLDVERIGGETRYETAGLVADRVGIEGAAVVASGEVFPDALSASAVAAAAGTPVLLARAGDLPEEVSSRIGDGVEVTLVGGEGVLSAAVSTAVAGTGATVARIAGPTRYGTSAAIAEAGIADGLSMDGVWVATGRGFPDGLVAGAAAGHAGVPLVLVDGQDPSGSPETTALIRSHADAIGTIHVAGGIAAISDAVLAALLPS